The window TGGATCATGGGTTGAGTATTGAAACTGAAATTTGTCTTCATCGTCACCCTCACTATCACTCTGCTTTTCCTGCGGTGCTTCATCTTCCGACATTCCTTCAAAATCATTTAGGTTTATCTCAGGTATGGTGCATTCGTCAAGCGCTTCGTCTGTGAGAGTATTTAGGAACTCATCTTTGCATCAACTTCTTTGTTTGTGTTTGAAAAACTCATCCAATTCCACATCAATGGTATCGAAGTCATCTACTGTCTCCATTATCactacaaaacaaaaattaatcaaatattttaaggGAAACACGATACTGGAGGACCACGTGGATTTTCTTACCTTCAATTCTTCTCAGGTAACGTCTTGCTTTGATGGAGGGTAAGAAGGGGTTTTTTACAGAGGAGTTGATGACGGGGTGTTTAATGGAGGGTGATAAGGTCAATGAGCTAGGGTAACCGGCTCTTATAAGGATTACCGGTTGTTAGGGCCAAACTGAGTATATTAGCCGGTAATCTGTCCTTTTTCATAAGTAAAATTTAATTTATGACTAAATCATAAACTTGGGCaaaattttgggactttttcGCAGATTTCCCTTTATTTTTATGTCTATCAGGCCTATCAACATTAccaaaatctcataacaaaaatgaTGTAATTAATGTAAAGGGAAGTAAAAGACCTCAACAATAACTTCTAGGAAGAAAAAACAGAATCAAACAAGAGCAAGGAAAAAACCAtatcatgaaaagaaatgatattATCAAATTTAATTCTTTGTAACAAATTCAATTAAAACCTATAACATGCCAACACACCTATCTAAATGTCCTGGCTTTCTTCTTCTGCCCATTACTCTGTGGTGTTCGGCTTTCTGTCTTCTTGCGTTTCACACCACCACTGCCAACGCCGCCATCACCGCCATTTCTAGCTGCATTTGCCGCCGCCTTCCTAGCCAACACCGCCGGCCTCTTTTCCGATCGCACCTTCCTCTTCACCCCATTTTCACTTCTTGATTCACTCCTCACAGGCCTAGTCACTCTTGTAGCAAACTTCTTCTCCCCGCCAGATTTGGTGGCTCGTACTCCCTGATAAGAGGTGTTGCCGCCCACAACCGCCGCCGCCTTCCTGCCATATGATGATTCCGGCGGTGTTGGATTTGACTTCATGGCATGGGACAACCTCAACTCCCTGTCCCGAATCTTCAGTTTATGTTTTCTAACAACTGTATTTGCTGCTTCCTGAAATAATATACAACAAACACTTTTATGTTTggataattttattaaattttttttgggGGGTTATCGTGAAAAGACATGCATACCCTTGTGTTAAACAAAACATAAGCAATGCCCTTTCCCAAGCTTGTACCCGGGTCTCTCACAACACGAATTGCCTCAATGCAGTCTTTTAGATTGTTGAAACCATTAAACAACTGATACAATTCTTCATCCTGGAATAAGTAACAAAAagattaattagaaaatatatatatatatatatatatatatgtgtgtgtgtgtgtgtgtcgtttaaacttttatttattgCAATTTTCCATTCCATGACAGCATGGGAACAAAAACACCCGTTTGGCTAAGGAATGAAAATTAACAAAAGGAAAGGAATCACGTTCCTTCAAGAATGGTTGATTCCATTTCGTCAGGCAAAATAAACAGGAATGACCAATTCCATTCCTTCCCTGATTCATAAGAGAAATGTTACCTTGACATCAAAAGGAAGGTTGCCAATAAACACAGTTCTTTTGTTGTCATAAAGTGGGGCATTTGCGTTTTCTCCCTTCAATTTCTTGCGAGGTGGACAGGCTCTATCcacatgaatatgatttcctcccacctacatataaaaatatatccaacataatatataaaattatttaagTTTTTTCCAATAATTTAGTTTACTTCTTCTGTATGCTAATAATGAGCTCACTTGGGGAAAATTGAAATCAAAACAGTAAACTTACAACTGTCATGTTATGTGACAAAGAAGCTTGCGCAGATTCCTCCGTCTTAAAAACAACATATGCATTAACCCTGAATTTCACGAAGGATTTTAACTTTAATGAACAGATTCATGATTAAGTAAGGACATGGATTATAGAAGAACACAAATCAATAACAAGAAATATGTTGTTTGTTTGAATAACCTGTCAACAGCATCATTGATTTTCTTCTTGATTATAGCACCTTTTCTTGGAGTCTTGTCCTGTAAAAAAAACCAATAAACTAAATCAGATTCATATAAACTTGGGATTTAAACATGTATAAGAAAACGTACGTCTAACAAAGGAATAGACCGAATCCTAACGGATTCTATTTCTCCAAACTGGTTAAACTCTCGCATCAATGCCTTCTTCTTCACCTTCAATGGCAAATTTCCCACAAACACAGTCCTTAATAACTTTTCTTCATCATCAAATCCTTCTTTGGGAACAAGTTGATCTTCTCCCTTATCCAACTCCTTCCTCTTCCCCCCAACTTTTCCTTTAACCCCCTCATCTTCTTTCAAATCCACATCCATCGCCCCGTATTTTCTTTCTTCGTACTCTGCCTCAACCTCGCCtctcttccttttcttcttcttcttcttctcctcatcAAAGCTCGAGCTTTTTGAACCTTCTGAAACAACCCCTTTTTCCTTTTTTGATTTCTTGACATCTCCTTCGATGTCAGAATCATCTGAGTCGATGGATTCCGGCAACTTCTCTTTCCTTTTCCTCTTGCTCGGCAATGTGTTTACAGAATCGGGGATCTTGGCGTCATTCTTTTGTGGACTATCGATGTCTAGTCGAAGAACTTCTTGGAGTTTTTGAGGAATTGATTGAGATTCATTGGCGGGTTTGCTTCGGAACGGATTGGAATCCGAGAAGATTGAATCGGAGGTTGGATTATTGGGTTCTTCTAGACCGCCACCAAAAAGGGATTTGAAAATATTGCCTGATGGAGCTGAAGCTGAAGAATTAGGGATTTCAGCTTTGGATTCTTTGGACTTCTTCCCCATTTCTTCAAGAAAGAGGTAGATGGGTTGGAGCTCTCGTCTTAAACCCTAACCTTGCGGTGTCTTGTTTGGCTAGGGTAACAATATAGCAATGTGTGTTTCTTTTGTCTTACGTTTAGTGAACTAtttgttttctcattaaaatatgGAATCATATGGTTTTTTTATCAACCAATATGGTTGAATATGGTTGataatttatcaattttatcTATAAAaattactaataaactataaaatACCTATATAAACTATATCATACCTACTATATATTTGAATCTTCATATCTAATAAAAGAATCATTTTCTTTTGCCACGTGGCATATCCTCAactcaaaaaatttcaaaataactATTAAGTATATCCTTTACCCCTCGACTCAATATCTAATGGATCCCTGGTTTTAAGgaatttacaaatttcaaatttgaaacttCAACACTTATTAAAATTCAAAGTTTAACAACTATTTTTAATCTCGATTTCCCGAATCTCGACTCCTATTTGTTGGTTCTTGATCGCCTTAGATGGTTTGAATTAAGGAGGTTATTATGGAATTTAATTTTGAAAGGTTGAATACACTTATCTCTTCCTGCTATGATTTCCTTCGAACTGTAACTTAATGGGAACGACTTGAAGCAAATGTTACCTACTCCGGTCTCCATTCCCACGATCTCTGCTCACTTTTTTATCTGTTTATTAAAATTTGGTTGCGTTTGTCTtcctaattttgaaatttttatgtGAAGATATATTATTTGTGTAGAAAGTCTGGAAAACTCGTGATGTGGAAGTGGTTAACGGGTTTGACGTATTCTCCTATTTTCACCTCTTGTCTCTTTGGATCTTCTTCTACAACATTGGTTCTCAACAACCGTTTTATGATTGGTAAGACTGTAGTTggctttgattttattattttcttaGATCAATGTGGATAAATGTTGGATTTTATGTTTTAGTTGTGAATGAAGAAGTGAAGTCTAAATAATTGTTTATTgattattttcttgtaaaaataagTTTTTATCTGATGTTTTTGTGTGTATTAAAAACGGGCTTTGATTGATGTAAGGGAGTGTAGAAAATTTTGTATGTATTTCTTTTTTAATTCCTTAAAACTACTCTTTGAAAGAATGGATATGTCATTTACCCATCTTAGAGGTTGTTTGGCAGGATTTGAATTTTTAAGCTTgaggtctgaatttctaagaggggtGTACAAGCGTCCGAGGCATCAGGGCCATATTTGTGTACGCGCAGCATACCCTACAATACGCCCAGTGTATGCAGTTGCCCTCTTCTTAATCCATTTAACATTTATTTCTTCGGCTTAATGTTTCCAATTAAagatccaaggctaaaatgtcctcaagagtcataaagtttccaactttatgactttacatgtcCATTACGTGCTTAAAACACAAAAACtcaacatcttaatgcattaatACCCCCAATAGCATGCATGGATCAAAACTaaccatcaagaccacatttttatgacttaagaccctttctaaggtctaaaaggacagcttattgggtcaagaacatgccatgcACAAGGATCACCATATTTGAGACAAAAAGTGCCTTAAAGGATAAATGTCTAGATATATAAGATGGAGTGATCAAGTTGCAAACAATATACCTCCAGGAGGTTGCTAACAAAAAGGAAATCCTATATCCAAGATGCTTCCCAAACTCCAAGCTCTTCTCACCaatctcttcttcttcaagaacattTCTAAACACTCCAAAGGTCTCCAAAATGCACTCTCtcacttagggtttgcttggTGTCGTTTCTCACAGAGGGAGGCTAAAGACGAAATGAGATATGAGGTtataatgaggtttaaatatggaacaaaccctaaaaattagggtttgctatTTCGtcaagtacgccccgcatacgaggtgtacgcctagcgtactagggCACGCCCTAACATACCCATCGTACACAACGTACGCTCAGCATACTAATCCTGATCAGAATTACCATATTGCCACTAAGGCCATACTAGCACCCTTCCTCATACTCAAGGGTCAAAAACGCAAACAATTCCCATGTTAAGGGCTAAATATGTAAAAtttaagttctggtaagtttttcTTTTGCCCTTGTTGAGTTTATTTATGCATTTTAGTCTTTGAGttgtatgtggggcgtaccacaaggtacgcttagcgtacaagctgtaaagtgagtacactgggcataccaaATGGTACGCTTAGCGGCCTCATGCGAAGGCTTGGACAGGATTTCGTATGCATATGCGGGGCATACAGCcttgtacgcggggtgtacttatggtttaatgaaaaccctaattttcaagtgtggacactatataaacatcattatggGCCATGGAACCCTTATTTTCTTAGTTTCTTCTGTCCTCCTAGCCCTATACTTGAAACCCTAAGCCTCTCTCTTGCATTTTAAGCTTATAGTGTCCATTTCGATGTGCTTTGATCCATATTCAAGAAGTAGAAGCTTGATGCAATGTGGTGGATTAAGGAGGAGCTTGTGGATCTCGACCTTTTGCTTCATTTTCAACTTATTTTAGGTAAAAAGCTATGAACTTGATCAATGATGGTTTAGATTTATTTTGTTTGAGTTTTTGTCCCTCTTTGGCACATAAATGAGATCTAGTAGTTTGATACCACTCTAGGAGCtttgagttgccactcttggtgtttaTGAGGTTCTAGATGCATAAAGTTTTCACCTTTAAGGTTTAgatccatccatgcatgagtttatgCCATTTTGTGAcaagtatgatgctatatcttgaagttgggGTCTTTTAGGgtatgcaaagtcaccaagtcagtgactttatggctaTAGACGTCTTTTAAGGATTAGATCTGTATTTTGGACTTATGATcttaagcattaagagcttaagactgatttttggcttattgggagTCATTTCGAGTATTGgggcaagatctgaagttgtgacTTTAGATCTAGACTCCCCCTGGTCCCTATAGCTATAaagttatgagatttggcaagctTGGGCCTTTCCCTTTGAGTTAACCCTTCCCTTAGTCTAGTTTTGGCATTTAGGACCacgcatgtacgtaaagttttcaactttacgtggaaaccatgCCTAAGAGGTTGGATATGCAATATAGAGCTTTGGGGTGGCTTAAAAACATTTGTATAAGTAATGGACTaaatgaactcgacaagtcgctTAGCCGACTCGGTGGGTCGGATGAAGGTTTCCCGTATATGATTAtgcataaactcggcgagtcagtaagaggactagacgagtcagttagggttttccccgacttctggacacgcatggactcgacgagtcggttagggttttatAACTTTCTAAGTtcttaaggaactcgacgagttgctagctgcacccgacgagttgggtcaacatggactgttgactttgactatgaccaaggcttgaccagtttgacttatgggggtattttggtgatttgaaaatttatggaagtggatcatcGGTGGATGTAGGTGTTGGACTTGGAGCTACCTTTGGTGAAGTTTGACTTTATCACttcgagctacttgtgaggtgagttctcctcactatatcattaggatctaaggcaccaatgtcgacccttaTCGGAACAATATATCCgtgtttattgcatgatatgcttattgatttacatattggtagttaggatggtgatatgcttagtgaactactaggtcgatatcctggtttataggattatgctatgttagtgatctgttagatcggtatcctagttataggatggttgttatgttagtgatcggttagatctgtatcctggttatatgtgttggaatagtgtctaaggctgcaactatattaggcaagtacttgacccggttgtgcatggttcttttgggttgccttcaccatagcaacttgacaggatgatttatcaagagagagtaaatattattaatatattatgggaataatataaagaataatatattgttatctgattaatataagtcatagaattaattggaattaatttggtgacttaaagagattaattaaataaaggggtataaactgtcaattgtttgatagttaagctttagactgtaaatccatatagatatacaagggacggattctagaagccaggatagcttcaaaatcatccatgacttatctaaggaaaggatttggatagccttaagagaagattatccaattagggtttagattgtaacccttaaggagtctacaagtataaatagatcccatgggcaagggaaatcggcacctaacctaaagtaagagggccctggccgatttcctcccctctcctctctcctaagtcatctttcttgctattggtgtttgtaagccattagaggagtgacaattgtgactctagaagctccaagacaacaagatcaacaaggaattcaaaggtatggttctagatctgtttcaattttgttatttaacctaattagccattagaagtcttggattcaaagcatgtttaattagaaagcctagatccaagcattagggttttgcatgtgcacataggaaagttcttatggctaaaacccatcagtggtatcaaagacttgcttggttttctttaaattgttgcttaattaactgaaacaaacctgcaaaattcgatttttttggtttctgagtcatggactcggcgagttccaaagtggactcggcgagtaggcctgactcggcgagtccctttatgcactcggcgagtccaggcgtcaggaatggccagattcgggatatTTTCAtagttatcttatggaaacttaccttaatcataatagatcaatctaaatccgattttttgatatatatggctattatcttgatctagttaaaggtatttatcaactaataaaatatttgatttccttatatgataattaattaattattttaattattttggtaattatctttcaaagaaatcttgaataaaatcaaatatggataattaggatattaattgttaattggaattatttgttatttgatcctctgtgttttaaatgtttaaaacttgccctcaagttttgaaatttatatttgtgattaaaagttttaatttagacaacttaaatttcaaaccctagattttaaaaggtttaaaatacaaccctatactaatatgatattactagaataatatatatatatatatatatatatatatatatatatatatatatatatatatatatatgtatgtatgtataactaaatgctagtcttaccgttagtaggcctcattcacgaagccgatctataaggtgggtataaggttgcggcctataaaatggcgcttaatgggtgtacactcacacccaccgcttgcttgattggtggagggtcgttagccgaacaggtaggatagggcaacctcatcctctcattaaaagtataataagtgatacaaagtaactacacaattttataaaatttcccaatcttagttactttaggaaaagtgaattgatgcaatcccatgaaattacactttgcacccttgctaagaagttagtggagcgtgtgtggtttaccggcacactaattggttctaagcaaaggtggcaaagggtgactcattgtttatcatagttcgatggagcgtgtgtggtttaccggcacatcgaataggtgatcgttacaatgaagacaccatgtgaatttgcatggtaattcacacccgctttgtgatcctcggtatcctagtcacaaacaagaggggcatatcgagatttaaacatgccattgaatagtttcaatgaatctcattcgaacctaggaattctcaatacacttaggactaatagttaagttatgtgatggagaattagtgaatcgtcattcacttaccttcaatttatttgcatgttagattacggtatcccttttctagtatgtaaatgttattgttggatcctagccctaattttcttattgggtgataattagggattcttattctaatctatctttgtccttttcttttgtagatgtcgaacgcaaacaacgttgctgctagttctttcacgttgatgagcctttgccaaaaggtcaccttcgatggaacgaaatttagcgaatggataagatacattcgcaccattgctcgctatgaggataaggagtatgtccttgatgagaagctcgagaaaatcaaccccgaaatcgctactctagccgaaatcaccgcttttgagactcatgagcgagatgcaacgaaggtacattgcatcatgattgctaccatgaactctgaattccaaaagtcctacaaggacatatacccgtacgagatgcaccaagacttattggagaggtaccaccagaacgcaagacaagagcattatgagattttcactaacatgatttccgctaagatgggtcatggagaatctcttaccgtgcacttgcaaaagatgcaaaggtatgttgaccgccttcgtaagttaaatgttgactttggagaagacttggcgatcgacatggtgcttcactctttgcctccgatgtacaaccaatttaggatgacctaccacatgaacaaggaagaggtcaccctaagcaaactccaaggtctcttgagggttgctgagagcaacttcaaataCAAGTCTGTTGCGCCAACTCCCAATtcgcctgctgctcctgtcttggctattggtcaaggaaagggaaagaagaggaaggcttcatcgaagaactatcgcaaggtcaaagcccgagatggtgcctcttctagtgggaccaaatttgatcccgctaagccctgtcctaacccgaaggaggcagagtgccaccactgccacaagataggacattgaaagagaagctgcccagagtacctgcaagcaatcaaagaaggaaagatcaagccatctttcgcaggtatatacacaattaaatctaacaattctaatcatgctatttcttgggttcttgataccggttgtggttatcacatttgttctaatgtgcagggactaagaagaagtagggatgtgaagcaaggaagaatcaatctaatcatggggaacagaagatcgtcgcctgtgaccaagattggagtgtattctttagtgcttaggaataatttgtgtttagatttgaacaattgttgctattcgccagaaatggctagaaacatcatttcatttcatggtttatatagacaaggatttagattttcttttaataatgagaatggttctattttggcttatctaaatggtgtcttttactttgaagctataccgtgtaatggaatatatgaaactgttatgattgttgataacttaggaaatgatgttttgaatatagattcttccactagtatggataa of the Lactuca sativa cultivar Salinas chromosome 6, Lsat_Salinas_v11, whole genome shotgun sequence genome contains:
- the LOC111886874 gene encoding nucleolar protein 12, with the protein product MGKKSKESKAEIPNSSASAPSGNIFKSLFGGGLEEPNNPTSDSIFSDSNPFRSKPANESQSIPQKLQEVLRLDIDSPQKNDAKIPDSVNTLPSKRKRKEKLPESIDSDDSDIEGDVKKSKKEKGVVSEGSKSSSFDEEKKKKKKRKRGEVEAEYEERKYGAMDVDLKEDEGVKGKVGGKRKELDKGEDQLVPKEGFDDEEKLLRTVFVGNLPLKVKKKALMREFNQFGEIESVRIRSIPLLDDKTPRKGAIIKKKINDAVDRVNAYVVFKTEESAQASLSHNMTVVGGNHIHVDRACPPRKKLKGENANAPLYDNKRTVFIGNLPFDVKDEELYQLFNGFNNLKDCIEAIRVVRDPGTSLGKGIAYVLFNTREAANTVVRKHKLKIRDRELRLSHAMKSNPTPPESSYGRKAAAVVGGNTSYQGVRATKSGGEKKFATRVTRPVRSESRSENGVKRKVRSEKRPAVLARKAAANAARNGGDGGVGSGGVKRKKTESRTPQSNGQKKKARTFR